One window of the Vicinamibacterales bacterium genome contains the following:
- a CDS encoding M56 family metallopeptidase, translated as MDALTTANLVAWALQAAAVILVAAPLPRLLGIWSPRARLVLWRVVLAVCLVLPLLQAWTSPPAAPVPTDQASYSATASTDPSPAPADAAAATRWWVPFTLQEVIVAGIVLRTLWLAVGLLAMARLRRAAHALDPRPEAVQRAVALAGADAEFLVAMTANKPVTWGVVRPVVLLPPEFPTFSADGQTAITLHELLHVRRRDWLRTGFDELLRAVCWFHPGIWWLVDQLELAREQVVDREAVRCLGAKQPYLQTLLQMATAPRCSALAPASLFLKRAHLRQRVTLLVKEVSMSKARLVLATGVMMACVFVGGRLAVGAFPLQAPAPVPAVTAIGPKLATTARVTLKLPNATVQQALDTVAKSCSIEILPHPGLERLLAAHIDVVLDNATAEQALTSIAKSAAGLSYRVVGPRSVEILRSRTLRASTPPAPPAPPAAAQAPAPPAPPTAARTPQPPAPKAPPAPPNPPAPPQTPPPPPAQYERSMDWPADAIKVGGGITPPTKTRDVKPIYPDEAHQAQVQGVVILEVLIGTDGEVADARILRSVPMLDQAAFDAVCQWQFTPTLLNGVAVPVIMTVTVNFTLE; from the coding sequence ATGGACGCGCTCACCACGGCGAACCTCGTCGCCTGGGCGCTCCAGGCCGCGGCGGTGATCCTGGTCGCAGCCCCACTGCCGCGCCTGCTCGGGATCTGGTCGCCACGCGCACGGCTTGTACTCTGGCGCGTGGTTCTCGCGGTCTGCCTGGTGCTGCCGCTGCTGCAGGCGTGGACATCCCCGCCTGCCGCCCCCGTCCCGACTGACCAGGCGAGCTACAGCGCGACTGCCTCGACGGACCCTTCGCCGGCTCCTGCGGATGCAGCCGCGGCGACCCGGTGGTGGGTGCCGTTCACCCTGCAGGAGGTGATCGTGGCGGGCATCGTCCTGCGGACGCTGTGGCTGGCCGTTGGCCTGCTTGCCATGGCGCGACTGCGGCGCGCCGCTCACGCTCTCGATCCGCGTCCCGAGGCCGTGCAGCGGGCCGTCGCCCTCGCGGGGGCCGACGCGGAATTCCTGGTGGCGATGACCGCCAACAAGCCTGTGACCTGGGGCGTCGTACGGCCCGTCGTGCTCCTGCCCCCCGAGTTCCCGACGTTCTCGGCGGACGGGCAAACCGCGATCACGCTCCACGAACTCCTGCACGTCCGACGGCGGGACTGGCTGCGCACCGGATTCGACGAACTGCTCCGTGCGGTGTGCTGGTTCCACCCGGGCATCTGGTGGCTCGTCGATCAACTCGAGCTGGCCCGCGAGCAGGTCGTCGACCGCGAGGCGGTTCGGTGCCTCGGGGCAAAACAGCCCTATCTGCAGACGCTGCTGCAGATGGCGACGGCCCCTCGTTGTTCAGCGCTCGCCCCTGCGTCGCTGTTCCTGAAGCGGGCGCACCTGCGCCAGCGCGTCACCCTGTTGGTCAAGGAGGTTTCCATGTCGAAAGCGCGGCTCGTTCTGGCGACCGGTGTGATGATGGCTTGCGTCTTCGTCGGGGGCCGCCTCGCCGTTGGAGCGTTTCCGTTGCAGGCGCCCGCCCCTGTGCCCGCCGTCACGGCCATCGGGCCGAAGCTGGCCACGACGGCGCGGGTCACCCTGAAGCTGCCGAACGCCACCGTTCAGCAGGCGCTCGATACGGTGGCCAAGAGCTGCAGCATCGAGATTCTGCCGCACCCTGGCCTCGAACGACTCCTCGCCGCGCACATCGACGTCGTGCTCGACAACGCGACAGCGGAGCAGGCGCTGACCTCGATTGCGAAGTCGGCAGCCGGGCTGTCGTACCGGGTTGTCGGACCACGGAGCGTGGAGATCCTGCGCAGTCGGACGCTTCGCGCGTCAACCCCGCCAGCGCCGCCGGCACCACCTGCGGCCGCACAAGCTCCGGCGCCGCCTGCGCCGCCAACCGCCGCACGGACTCCTCAGCCGCCGGCGCCGAAGGCGCCGCCCGCACCGCCGAATCCCCCGGCGCCGCCCCAGACCCCGCCGCCACCGCCGGCTCAATACGAGCGTTCGATGGACTGGCCGGCCGACGCGATAAAAGTGGGTGGGGGCATCACGCCTCCAACGAAGACGCGCGACGTGAAGCCAATCTATCCGGACGAGGCCCACCAGGCGCAGGTGCAGGGGGTGGTGATTCTCGAGGTATTGATCGGCACAGATGGCGAGGTGGCCGATGCTCGCATCCTGCGCTCGGTTCCGATGCTCGACCAGGCGGCCTTCGACGCCGTGTGCCAGTGGCAATTCACGCCGACGCTGCTGAACGGCGTGGCCGTCCCCGTCATCATGACCGTCACGGTGAACTTCACGCTCGAGTGA
- a CDS encoding BlaI/MecI/CopY family transcriptional regulator — protein MRPPSSTLTPQELEIMKIVWQKGPATVRDVYETLLERRKIAYTTVMTMMRVLERKGYVKASRENRAFVYKPARPERQVVRSMVRDFVDRVFNGSAHPLLVHLVEDRRLSARELEELERLVREAE, from the coding sequence ATGAGACCGCCTAGTTCGACGCTCACCCCTCAGGAACTCGAGATCATGAAGATCGTCTGGCAGAAGGGGCCGGCGACCGTCCGCGACGTGTACGAGACGCTCCTCGAGCGCCGCAAGATCGCCTACACCACGGTGATGACGATGATGCGGGTGCTGGAGCGAAAGGGGTACGTGAAGGCCAGCCGCGAGAACCGGGCGTTCGTCTACAAGCCCGCGCGCCCGGAACGCCAGGTCGTTCGCTCCATGGTTCGCGATTTCGTCGACCGCGTATTCAATGGCTCGGCGCATCCGCTGCTCGTGCACCTCGTCGAGGACCGGCGCCTGTCGGCCCGCGAACTCGAGGAACTCGAGCGGCTCGTCCGCGAGGCTGAGTGA
- a CDS encoding alpha-galactosidase translates to MSFIRLGLCAFALAVALGVRAGGQGPGAWMDLARTPPMGWNSWNKFGCDVSEQLIREAADAMVSNGMKDAGYQYVVIDDCWQVARANNGSIVPDPQRFPSGMRTLADYVHAKGLKFGLYSDAGSRTCQGRPGSNGYETEDARQYAAWGVDYLKYDWCNTDGVDPKIAYPTMRDALKATGRPVVFSMCEWGRSNPSTWARGVAHLWRTTEDILDCWECVTEWGGAGWPHLLDKQAGLEKFAGPGGWNDPDMLEVGNGGLSLAESRGHFSFWCLLAAPLMAGNDIRHMNDDTRAILTNKEAIAVDQDPLGRQGRRIRKDGKLEVWAKKLSNDAHAVILFNRGEQETMMGVSWVEIGMRYDAEPTVRDLWAKKDLGRIKGTFSIRVPSHDVVMIKVQ, encoded by the coding sequence GTGAGCTTCATCCGTCTCGGACTCTGCGCGTTCGCGTTAGCGGTCGCTCTCGGCGTGAGGGCCGGCGGCCAGGGACCGGGTGCGTGGATGGATCTCGCCAGGACGCCTCCGATGGGGTGGAACAGCTGGAACAAGTTCGGGTGCGATGTCAGCGAGCAACTCATTCGCGAGGCAGCCGATGCCATGGTGTCGAACGGCATGAAGGACGCCGGCTACCAATACGTTGTCATCGACGACTGCTGGCAGGTGGCGCGCGCGAACAACGGCAGCATCGTGCCTGATCCGCAGCGATTCCCGTCTGGCATGAGGACGCTCGCCGACTACGTCCACGCGAAGGGCCTGAAGTTCGGTCTCTACTCCGACGCGGGATCGAGAACCTGCCAGGGGCGCCCGGGCAGCAACGGGTACGAGACCGAGGACGCCCGTCAGTACGCGGCGTGGGGCGTGGACTACTTGAAGTACGACTGGTGCAACACGGACGGAGTCGATCCCAAGATCGCCTACCCGACGATGCGGGATGCGCTGAAGGCGACGGGTCGGCCGGTCGTGTTCAGCATGTGCGAGTGGGGGCGAAGCAACCCGTCGACATGGGCTCGCGGCGTCGCGCATCTGTGGCGGACGACCGAGGACATCCTCGACTGCTGGGAATGTGTCACGGAATGGGGCGGCGCGGGCTGGCCACACCTGCTCGACAAGCAGGCCGGCCTCGAGAAATTCGCCGGTCCGGGCGGCTGGAACGACCCGGACATGCTCGAGGTCGGCAACGGCGGGCTGTCGCTGGCCGAGAGCCGTGGCCACTTCAGCTTCTGGTGCCTGCTGGCTGCGCCCCTCATGGCCGGCAATGACATCCGTCACATGAACGACGATACGCGGGCGATCCTGACGAACAAGGAAGCGATCGCCGTCGATCAGGATCCGCTCGGCCGGCAGGGTCGCCGCATCCGGAAGGACGGCAAGCTGGAGGTGTGGGCGAAGAAGCTCTCGAACGACGCCCACGCGGTGATCCTGTTCAACCGCGGCGAGCAGGAGACGATGATGGGCGTGTCGTGGGTGGAAATCGGGATGCGCTACGACGCCGAACCGACGGTGCGCGATCTGTGGGCGAAGAAGGACCTCGGCAGGATCAAAGGCACCTTCTCGATCCGCGTGCCGTCACACGACGTGGTGATGATCAAGGTACAGTAG
- the thiC gene encoding phosphomethylpyrimidine synthase ThiC yields MSKPAFSPVDRCGLDQAFPGSRKIHVEAHGVRVPMREISLSGGEPPLRVYDTSGPQGIDVRDGLPPLRRDWIRARGGIEEVARSRPLIVGDKMSAALAAKGRTALRGTGGVTQLHFARKGLVTSEMAFVAAREGLDPEFVRSEVARGRAIIPANVNHPEIEPMAIGRNFLVKINANIGNSAVWSSIEEEVEKLRWATLWGSDTVMDLSTGKDIHETREWILRNSAVPIGTVPIYQALEKAGGRPEELTWEIFRDTLIEQAEQGVDYFTVHAAVLLRYVPLTVRRTTGIVSRGGSIMAKWCLAHHQENFTYTHFREICEIMRAYDIAFSLGDGLRPGSVADANDDAQFAELRTQGELTRIAWEYDVQVMNEGPGHIPMHLIKENMDKQLEWCDEAPFYTLGPLTTDIAPGYDHITSAIGAAMIGWYGTAMLCYVTPKEHLGLPDRDDVKAGVIAYKIAAHAADLAKAHPRAQEWDDALSKARFEFRWEDQFRLALDPVTARAMHDETLPAEGAKLAHFCSMCGPKFCSMEITQQVREYAASHGLTDEAAIEAGMHERSAEFGKKGKEIYLKTE; encoded by the coding sequence ATGTCCAAGCCCGCTTTCTCGCCTGTCGATCGCTGTGGCCTCGATCAGGCGTTCCCCGGTTCTCGAAAGATCCATGTCGAGGCGCATGGCGTGCGTGTGCCGATGCGCGAAATCTCGTTGTCGGGCGGGGAACCGCCACTCCGCGTGTACGACACCAGCGGACCGCAGGGCATCGACGTCCGGGACGGGCTCCCGCCGCTTCGGCGCGACTGGATCAGGGCACGCGGGGGCATCGAGGAGGTGGCTCGCAGCCGCCCGCTCATCGTCGGGGACAAGATGTCGGCGGCGCTTGCCGCGAAAGGGCGGACCGCACTCCGCGGCACCGGAGGCGTTACGCAACTCCACTTCGCGCGAAAGGGATTGGTGACGTCCGAGATGGCCTTCGTGGCCGCCCGGGAAGGACTCGACCCCGAGTTCGTTCGGTCGGAGGTCGCGCGGGGGCGGGCCATCATCCCCGCCAACGTCAACCACCCGGAAATCGAGCCGATGGCCATCGGTCGGAACTTCCTGGTGAAGATCAACGCCAACATCGGCAACTCGGCCGTCTGGTCGTCCATCGAGGAGGAAGTCGAGAAGCTTCGCTGGGCGACGCTGTGGGGGTCCGATACGGTGATGGATCTCTCGACCGGAAAGGACATCCACGAGACGCGCGAGTGGATCCTCCGGAACTCGGCGGTTCCGATTGGCACCGTGCCGATCTACCAGGCGCTCGAAAAGGCGGGCGGGCGGCCGGAGGAACTGACATGGGAGATCTTCCGCGACACGCTCATCGAGCAGGCCGAGCAGGGGGTGGATTACTTCACCGTGCACGCGGCCGTGCTGCTGCGGTACGTCCCGTTGACCGTGCGACGGACGACGGGCATCGTCTCGCGCGGCGGGTCGATCATGGCGAAGTGGTGCCTGGCGCACCACCAGGAGAACTTCACGTACACGCACTTCCGCGAGATCTGCGAGATCATGCGTGCCTACGACATCGCCTTCTCGCTCGGCGACGGCCTGCGGCCGGGGTCGGTCGCGGACGCGAACGACGATGCGCAGTTCGCCGAACTCCGGACGCAGGGGGAGTTGACGCGCATCGCCTGGGAGTACGACGTCCAGGTGATGAACGAGGGCCCCGGCCACATTCCCATGCATCTCATCAAGGAGAACATGGACAAGCAACTCGAGTGGTGCGATGAGGCACCGTTCTACACCCTCGGGCCCCTCACGACGGACATCGCGCCGGGCTACGACCACATCACGTCGGCCATCGGTGCGGCGATGATTGGCTGGTACGGCACCGCGATGCTCTGCTACGTCACGCCAAAGGAGCACCTGGGACTCCCCGACCGCGACGACGTAAAGGCGGGCGTCATCGCCTACAAGATTGCCGCGCACGCCGCCGACCTCGCCAAGGCGCACCCGCGGGCGCAGGAATGGGACGACGCGCTGTCAAAGGCGCGGTTCGAGTTCCGGTGGGAGGATCAGTTCCGGCTGGCACTCGACCCGGTGACCGCCCGGGCGATGCACGACGAGACGCTGCCGGCGGAGGGCGCCAAGCTCGCGCACTTCTGCTCGATGTGCGGGCCGAAGTTCTGCAGCATGGAGATCACGCAACAGGTGCGCGAGTACGCCGCGAGCCACGGCCTGACCGACGAGGCCGCCATCGAGGCTGGCATGCACGAACGATCGGCCGAGTTCGGCAAGAAGGGGAAAGAGATCTATCTGAAGACCGAGTAG
- a CDS encoding class I SAM-dependent rRNA methyltransferase encodes MPASVAINGRAEQRLLAGHLWIYRSDVLDAEAEPGDTVALLGPRGRVLGHALYSDRSQIALRLLTHGDELADEGLWRRRLERAIAFRASLGIDATAYRLVHGEGDLLPSLIVDRYGDYLVLQSLSQGTERNLPMITRLLVELTAPAGILARNDAKVRALEGLESSVACLHGEVPTLIAVREGPIEYEVDPFKGQKTGLFLDQRENRVAAAQYARGRLLDCFSYNGGFALRLAASCDEVIAVDISADAVSRIAANASRNHLPQVEAREANVFDELRRLEREGERFDSVVLDPPAFAKNKASVPKAIAGYREINLRALRLLKPGGVLTTCSCSYNVDEATFGQIVHEAATDARVHVDVVEKRMQGRDHPVLLGVPETYYLKCFILRRLE; translated from the coding sequence ATGCCAGCTTCCGTCGCCATCAACGGCCGGGCCGAACAACGCCTGCTTGCAGGTCACCTGTGGATCTACCGGAGCGATGTGCTCGACGCCGAGGCCGAGCCAGGGGATACGGTCGCGCTGCTCGGCCCCAGGGGCCGAGTGCTCGGACATGCGCTGTACAGCGACCGCTCCCAGATCGCGCTGCGACTTCTGACCCACGGTGACGAGCTGGCGGATGAGGGGTTGTGGCGCCGCCGCCTGGAGCGAGCCATCGCCTTCCGCGCGTCGCTCGGCATCGACGCCACGGCGTATCGCCTCGTCCACGGCGAAGGTGACCTGCTGCCATCGCTGATCGTCGATCGCTACGGCGACTACCTGGTGCTGCAGTCGCTCTCGCAGGGAACCGAGCGGAACCTGCCCATGATCACGCGGCTGCTGGTCGAGTTGACCGCGCCGGCTGGCATCCTGGCGCGCAACGACGCGAAGGTGAGGGCGCTGGAGGGGCTCGAATCTTCGGTCGCGTGCCTCCACGGTGAAGTGCCAACACTGATTGCGGTGCGTGAAGGCCCGATCGAATACGAGGTCGACCCCTTCAAGGGCCAGAAGACAGGACTGTTCCTGGATCAGCGCGAGAACCGCGTGGCCGCCGCGCAGTACGCGCGCGGACGGCTGCTCGACTGCTTCAGCTACAACGGCGGCTTCGCGCTGCGGCTGGCCGCGTCGTGCGACGAGGTGATCGCGGTGGACATTTCCGCCGATGCGGTCTCCCGGATTGCGGCAAATGCCTCACGGAACCATCTGCCGCAGGTCGAAGCGCGCGAAGCCAACGTGTTCGACGAACTGCGTCGCCTCGAGCGGGAGGGCGAACGGTTCGACTCTGTCGTTCTCGACCCGCCGGCGTTCGCCAAGAACAAGGCGTCTGTCCCGAAGGCGATCGCGGGCTACCGCGAGATCAACCTGCGCGCGCTGCGGTTGTTGAAACCCGGCGGCGTGCTGACCACGTGCAGCTGCTCCTACAACGTGGACGAGGCGACATTCGGCCAGATCGTCCACGAGGCCGCGACCGATGCGCGCGTCCACGTGGACGTCGTCGAGAAGCGGATGCAGGGCCGCGACCATCCCGTCCTGCTCGGCGTGCCCGAAACCTACTACCTCAAGTGCTTCATCCTGCGGCGGCTGGAATAG
- the rpiB gene encoding ribose 5-phosphate isomerase B: MRIAIGADHAGFALKEDLVRRLASIVTHIEDVGTHSDESTDYPDFAAAVGALVASGACDRGILICGTGIGMSMAANKIHGIRAAVVGDLVSARLSRQHNDANVLTLGARITTPELAMAIVRVFLETTFEGGRHQRRVDKIMALENTPAAPPAR; encoded by the coding sequence GTGCGCATTGCTATTGGAGCGGACCACGCCGGCTTCGCGTTGAAAGAGGACCTCGTGCGACGCCTGGCATCCATCGTCACCCACATCGAAGACGTGGGCACCCACAGCGACGAGTCGACCGACTACCCCGACTTCGCGGCGGCGGTCGGCGCACTGGTCGCGTCGGGCGCGTGCGATCGCGGCATCCTGATCTGCGGCACCGGCATCGGGATGTCGATGGCCGCCAACAAGATACACGGCATCCGCGCGGCCGTCGTCGGAGACCTCGTGTCGGCCCGACTCTCTCGCCAGCACAACGACGCCAACGTCCTGACGCTCGGCGCGCGTATTACGACGCCCGAGCTCGCGATGGCGATCGTCCGCGTGTTCCTCGAGACGACGTTCGAAGGCGGGCGACACCAGCGGCGGGTCGACAAGATCATGGCCCTCGAGAATACTCCCGCCGCGCCGCCGGCTCGGTGA
- a CDS encoding ATP-dependent DNA helicase: protein MVPGKSGPPVGSLAAAVDDVFRDDGRLARTVPEFEARPGQRTMAVAVAEVIEEGGILLAEAGTGTGKTLAYLVPAILSGRRVLVSTGTKTLQEQIFFKDLPELQAALGVAFKATYMKGRGNYLCLHRFDAFRDNPMAVAFADVDALATITAWAESTEAGDRAELEGLPDDLSLWAEVAATSENCIGAQCPRFEECFITKMRQRAAESDLVIVNHHLLCADANVRQNAYGEVIPECHVAIIDEAHQLEDVATQYFGVVVSTYRIDDFARDGERLLAAGRFADDPGEARRSFDRVRDRGSLFFQALKHLPALGGRPRATAADDRQRVSADILADAFQSGAGLIEALDAIQGTVALVRDAAEDVVAIGRRAGEIRDELKFLLRANDPDYVYYLESRGRGVFLRASPIDVSTVVRELLLARMHATVLTSATLSVGGSFDYVRARLGVREADEVRLPSEFRYSEQAVLYLPPHMPDPRSPQFAEAASREIREILRRTEGRAFVLFTSYAMLREAERALASALDYPILVQGSAPRSVLLRQFRSLGNAVLLATSSFWQGVDVVGEALSCVIVDKLPFASPADPVTSARIEAIAASGQSAFEQYQLPLAILTLQQGLGRLIRHRQDRGVLAVLDPRIRSKGYGSRFLDALPPAPVITRLDDITRFLER from the coding sequence GTGGTACCAGGCAAGTCCGGTCCACCCGTCGGCAGTCTCGCGGCCGCTGTGGACGACGTCTTCCGCGACGACGGGCGTCTGGCACGCACGGTCCCAGAGTTCGAAGCGCGCCCCGGTCAGCGCACGATGGCGGTGGCCGTGGCGGAGGTGATCGAAGAGGGGGGGATTCTCCTCGCAGAGGCGGGGACGGGCACGGGGAAGACGCTCGCCTACCTCGTCCCGGCCATTCTCAGCGGACGCCGCGTGCTCGTCTCGACCGGCACCAAGACACTCCAGGAACAGATCTTCTTCAAGGACCTGCCGGAACTCCAGGCCGCGCTCGGCGTCGCGTTCAAGGCGACCTACATGAAAGGTCGCGGCAACTACCTGTGCCTTCATCGGTTCGATGCCTTCCGCGACAACCCGATGGCCGTGGCGTTTGCGGACGTGGATGCGCTGGCGACGATCACCGCCTGGGCCGAATCGACTGAGGCTGGTGACCGGGCGGAACTCGAGGGACTGCCGGACGATCTGTCGCTGTGGGCCGAAGTCGCCGCGACGTCCGAGAACTGCATCGGGGCGCAGTGCCCGCGGTTCGAGGAGTGCTTCATCACGAAGATGCGACAGCGCGCCGCGGAGTCCGACCTGGTGATCGTCAATCACCACCTGCTCTGTGCCGACGCAAACGTGCGCCAGAACGCCTACGGAGAGGTGATCCCGGAATGCCACGTCGCCATCATCGACGAGGCCCACCAGCTCGAGGACGTGGCCACTCAGTATTTCGGGGTCGTGGTCAGCACCTACCGGATCGATGACTTCGCGCGGGACGGCGAGCGGTTGCTCGCGGCTGGACGTTTTGCCGACGACCCCGGTGAAGCGCGCCGGTCATTCGATCGCGTGCGGGACAGGGGCTCACTGTTCTTCCAGGCGCTGAAGCACCTGCCAGCGCTCGGCGGCCGGCCTCGCGCCACCGCCGCCGACGACCGACAGCGGGTGAGCGCGGACATCCTGGCGGACGCGTTCCAGTCCGGCGCGGGCCTGATCGAGGCGCTCGACGCGATCCAGGGCACCGTGGCTCTCGTGCGGGATGCGGCCGAAGACGTCGTGGCCATCGGGCGCCGGGCCGGCGAGATCCGCGACGAGCTGAAGTTCCTGCTTCGGGCGAACGATCCGGATTACGTCTACTATCTCGAGTCGCGCGGGCGCGGCGTGTTCCTACGAGCTTCACCCATCGACGTCTCCACCGTCGTGCGCGAGTTGCTGCTGGCACGGATGCATGCCACCGTCCTGACGTCCGCGACGCTCTCCGTCGGCGGATCGTTCGACTACGTCCGGGCACGGCTGGGCGTCCGCGAGGCGGATGAGGTGCGTCTGCCGTCCGAGTTCAGGTACTCGGAACAAGCCGTGCTCTATCTCCCCCCGCATATGCCGGACCCGCGGTCTCCGCAGTTCGCGGAGGCGGCCAGCCGGGAGATCCGCGAGATTCTGAGACGAACCGAGGGACGCGCGTTCGTGCTGTTCACGAGCTACGCGATGCTGCGCGAGGCAGAACGAGCGCTGGCGTCCGCGCTGGACTACCCCATTCTCGTGCAGGGCAGCGCACCGCGTTCGGTATTGCTGAGGCAGTTTCGATCGCTCGGAAATGCGGTCCTGCTCGCGACATCCAGCTTCTGGCAAGGCGTTGATGTGGTGGGCGAAGCACTGAGCTGCGTCATCGTGGACAAGCTGCCATTCGCCTCGCCGGCCGATCCCGTCACATCGGCCCGCATCGAGGCGATTGCCGCCAGCGGCCAGAGCGCATTCGAACAGTACCAACTCCCCCTGGCCATCCTCACGCTACAGCAGGGGCTCGGCCGGTTGATCCGCCATCGGCAGGATCGCGGTGTGCTTGCCGTCCTCGATCCGCGAATCCGGAGCAAGGGCTACGGTTCGCGGTTCCTGGACGCCCTGCCGCCCGCCCCGGTCATTACCCGCCTCGACGACATCACGCGGTTTCTCGAGCGGTAG
- a CDS encoding tetratricopeptide repeat protein: MLPVHSGRRALLVALAVLVAFAMASPGSAQSTGMVKGKIIDGQNQPVEGAKVTIDYKDGISRSYTVKSNKKGEFTQIGLPPGNYKVTAEKEKLGSQSFDVRVRLGDAAEVNFILDPKSAGPTKEDLAKVAAIKKLFDEGVAASRASDYDGAIAKFTEATTVMPTCYDCFYNIGYAHSQKKEYDKAEAAFKKSIELKADYVDAYNGLATIYNAQKKFDEAQAMSQKAASLATAAGPGAGGGSVDAVYNQGVIAWNAGKAEDAKKAFEDAIKVDPNHANSHYQLAMCFINLGKMPEAVSEFETYLKLAPDGQYAVTVKAMVAQLKK; this comes from the coding sequence ATGCTTCCCGTTCATTCCGGCCGCCGTGCGCTGCTCGTTGCGCTGGCAGTGCTCGTGGCCTTTGCGATGGCCTCCCCCGGCTCTGCCCAGTCTACTGGGATGGTCAAGGGGAAGATCATTGACGGCCAGAACCAGCCCGTCGAGGGCGCGAAGGTCACCATCGATTACAAGGACGGGATCTCGCGCAGCTACACCGTCAAGTCCAACAAGAAGGGTGAGTTCACCCAGATCGGTCTGCCTCCCGGCAACTACAAGGTGACGGCCGAGAAGGAGAAGCTGGGCTCTCAGTCTTTCGATGTGCGCGTGCGTCTCGGCGATGCGGCCGAGGTGAACTTCATCCTCGATCCGAAGAGCGCTGGTCCGACGAAGGAAGATCTCGCGAAGGTCGCAGCCATCAAGAAACTGTTCGATGAGGGCGTCGCGGCGAGCCGCGCGAGCGACTACGACGGGGCCATCGCCAAATTCACCGAGGCGACGACCGTCATGCCGACCTGCTACGACTGCTTCTACAACATCGGCTATGCCCACTCCCAGAAGAAGGAGTACGACAAGGCCGAGGCGGCGTTCAAGAAGTCGATTGAGCTGAAGGCGGACTACGTGGACGCCTACAATGGCCTCGCGACGATCTACAACGCCCAGAAGAAGTTCGATGAAGCCCAGGCGATGAGCCAGAAGGCCGCGTCGTTGGCCACCGCTGCCGGCCCTGGTGCGGGCGGCGGCAGCGTCGATGCCGTCTACAACCAGGGTGTCATCGCGTGGAACGCCGGAAAGGCCGAGGACGCCAAGAAGGCCTTCGAGGACGCCATCAAGGTCGACCCGAATCACGCCAACTCGCACTACCAGCTCGCGATGTGCTTCATCAACCTCGGCAAGATGCCCGAGGCGGTCAGTGAGTTCGAGACGTATCTGAAGCTGGCGCCGGACGGACAGTATGCTGTGACCGTCAAGGCGATGGTGGCCCAGCTCAAGAAGTAG
- a CDS encoding YggS family pyridoxal phosphate-dependent enzyme translates to MALPAGDLFLSLLAAVNLEAELADRLAEVRERMARAASGCGRAPGDVRLIAVSKTYSLDYVRAAAAAGQRDFGENRVQEALQKIEASPDLDVRWHLIGHLQSNKARKAARPFAWIHSIDRLELLDAVDHAATEIGTTPEVLVQVDLAGEPTKHGATLDHVRTMFDATSRMRAVRLVGLMLLPPFFDDPEQTRPYFRQLRELRDRLDDDGVDPAYLRELSMGMSHDFEVAIEEGATMVRVGTAIFGARVQGRV, encoded by the coding sequence TTGGCGCTGCCAGCCGGCGACCTCTTCCTTTCTCTGCTGGCTGCTGTGAACCTTGAAGCCGAACTGGCCGATCGTCTTGCCGAGGTCCGCGAGCGCATGGCGCGCGCGGCCTCGGGTTGTGGACGGGCGCCCGGCGACGTTCGCCTGATTGCCGTCTCGAAGACCTATTCTCTCGATTACGTGCGCGCAGCCGCTGCCGCCGGGCAGCGTGATTTCGGCGAGAATCGCGTCCAAGAGGCGCTTCAGAAGATCGAGGCCTCACCGGATCTCGACGTCCGCTGGCACCTGATCGGCCACCTGCAATCGAACAAGGCGCGAAAGGCAGCTCGTCCGTTCGCCTGGATCCACTCGATCGACCGCCTCGAGTTGCTCGACGCCGTGGACCACGCGGCCACGGAGATCGGAACGACACCGGAGGTGCTCGTTCAGGTTGATCTGGCCGGCGAACCCACCAAGCACGGGGCGACGCTCGACCATGTTCGCACGATGTTCGACGCCACCTCCCGGATGCGCGCGGTTCGCCTGGTTGGCCTGATGCTGCTGCCGCCCTTCTTCGACGATCCCGAGCAGACGCGGCCCTACTTCCGGCAACTTCGCGAGCTGCGGGACCGGCTGGACGACGACGGAGTGGACCCGGCTTATCTGCGCGAACTGTCGATGGGCATGAGCCACGACTTCGAGGTGGCCATCGAAGAAGGCGCGACGATGGTGCGCGTCGGGACGGCAATTTTCGGGGCGCGAGTGCAGGGACGGGTTTGA